The Bremerella alba genome includes the window ATAAAACGTCTGACTTGCCGGGACCAGTCGGGCAAGGATTGCTCGCAGCCCCACCTAACGCGGTGAGGGGTGTTCCTATTAAGATGGATGGTTTGGCCCGCCGACGAAAACCCAGCCGGAGAAGTACATGACAGATGCCCACGTCACCACAGAAGGTCCGCAGAGTAATCGAGCGGCCCGGGGCATTGTGTTCCTGACGGTCTTTATCGACCTGTTAGGCTTCGGCATGGTACTGCCCCTTTTGCCGATCTATGCCGATCAGTTCGTCGTAGATGAAGCTGGCTGGCTCATTGGACTGCTGATGGCCAGTTTCTCGGCGATGCAATTTATCTTCGCCCCGTTGTGGGGACGGCTTTCCGACCGGATTGGACGTCGACCCGTGTTGATGATTGGTCTGTTGGGGAGCGTGATTTTCTATACGCTATTCGGCGTGGCCACGATCGCACAATCGCTGACACTGTTGTTTATTTCTCGCATCGGAGCAGGAATCGCCGGAGCAACCATCTCGACGGCTCAGGCTTATATCGCCGACACAACGACCCTGGCGGAACGCCCCAAGGGGATGGCACTGATCGGTATGGCATTCGGGCTTGGGTTTACCTTTGGCCCACTGTTCGGTTACTTGGCCGTGCCCAGTGGTACCGGAGACCCTGGTCCGGCCCCTGGTTTTGCTGCGGCAGGGCTGTCCTTGGTGGCGTTGCTTCTGGCCTACTTTAAGTTGCCGGAAAGTCGTTCGGGCGATAGTCCTTCTGCCGCCAAGCAAAACCTTTCGGTGTCTGGCCTGCGCGATTCCCTTTCGATTCCGTCGATTGCGTTGCTTTTGACGACACTGTTTGTGGTCGTATTCTCGTTTGCTAATTTCGAGACAACGCTTTCGATGCTGCTCAAGGGACGCGAAGGGCAAGAGCAGCCGTTCTCCTTCACCTTCGGCCAGGTCTGCTTGACCTACGCCTACATTGGGTTCACGCTGGCGTTGGTCCAAGGGGGTATCGTGCGGCGCATTGCGGGGAAGGTCAGCGAAGGAATCCTGGCATCGGTTGGTTGCATTTTGATGGCCGTTGGAATGGTGCTGATTTTGAAAGCTACCCAAGATCAATCGGTAGGCCTGTTGTTGGGATCGCTGGCGATTGTGGTTTCGGGCTTTGGTTTCATGATGCCGTCGCTCAACTCGTTTATCTCACGCCGTAGCGACCCAGATAAACAGGGCGGTATCTTGGGCATCGGCCAGAGCGTGAACTCTCTGGCCCGCATTATCGGCTCGGGCTTGGGGATTCCACTGTTGAAGCTGAACATCGTCGCCCCGTTTGCCATCTCGGCAGTCATCATGGGTGTAGGGCTGCTGCTGGTGATCGTGGCTTCGCGAAGCGGGAAAGACTTTACCGCCAACGAGTCTTAGCGATCATCAAGTCCCGAGATGCTTCCCAATGCCCGATTGGGGTTTTCTAAGAAAGCGGTCAGCAAGATCTGCGCCGACAGCATGTCCAGCCGGGCTTTGCGGCGTTTCTTGGTTAGTCCGGCATCTTGCAGCATGTCTTTTGCCATGCTGGTGGTGAAGCGTTCGTCGTAGAAAGTCACCGGCACGTTGGTCGTCTCGAAGAGCCACTTGCCGAACTGGCGCGCTTCGTACGACTTCTGGCTTTCGTCGCCGCTTAAATGAACCGGAAGTCCAACAACAAACAGAACGATTCGTTCAAGCTCGGCCAGTTCCTTGAAGTATTGGGCATCCTTCGAGGGGCTACGGCGATTGTAGTTTTCCAGCGGACTGCACAGCACTCGGTCAGGGTCGGTAATGGCAACGCCGATGCGCACCGTCCCGTAGTCGACCGCCGCGATGCGTCCCGTTTCAGGTATCTCAGGGATTGGGGTGCTCATGATCGCGGGCCATTATAGAAGGTGCCGCAGTCCCCCTTCTTCGAGCTTCTTGACCACCTTGCGGATGTCTTCTTCCCGCGCTTTATCGGCAACCAGCGTCGCGTCTGGTGTGTGCACGATGATTAATTCTTGGGTGCCCAAGGTGACGATCAGATGGCCGTTCTCGCCACGCACGATACAGCCGTTGGAGTCAATCGCCAGGACATCTCCCAGGTGGGTGTTGCCGCAGTCGTCCTGCCCATGCAGACGCGACATACTTTGCCAGTTGCCGACATCGTCCCAGTTGAACGGAGCTTCAACAACAACAATCTCTTCATGATGTTCCATCACGGCGTAGTCAATTGACTTGCCCTGGATGGCACCGAATTCTTGATCGAAAATCTCGTCTTGCTGGTCGGTTCCCCAGCTATCGGCGATCGCTTCCAGATGAGCGAACATCTCAGGCTCGTTCTTCTTTAATGCGTCGAGAACGGTCTTGGCCTTCCAGATGAAGATGCCTGCGTTCCAGTAGAAATTGCCGGAATCGAAGTACTCTTGAGCAACTTTCCCTTTAGGCTTTTCGCGAAAACGAACCACGTCGTAGGCCTTGATCGACGTGGAATCGAGTGGAGTGCCGCGTTCGATGTAGCCAAACGTTTCGGCCGCGTAAGTTGGCGGGATGCCGAACGTGACGAGTCGCTCTGGCTTCGCATCGACCAGTGCCACGGCGGCTTCAATCGATTCGCGAAAGACGGACTCTGGCGAAATGACATGATCGGACGGCATGACCACCATCGTGCCATCAGGGTCGCTCTTCTGGACCAGCAACGCCGCCAAGCCAATGCAAGGCGCCGTATCTCGTTTGTGGGGTTCGCCCACGATCGAGTTCTTCGGCACCTTGGGAAGCTGCTCGCTGATAGGCTGGACAAGATGCTTCGCAGTGAAGATGTAAAGCTGCTCGCTCGGCACCAAGTCACCCAGGCGATGGCAGGTCGCCTGGATCATGGAAGTTTCGCCTGTCATCTGTAGTAATTGCTTGGGCTGCTGGTTTCGACTCGCAGGCCAGAAACGCGTACCGGATCCTCCGGCCATGATTATCGCGTGCAACATGGTGCTTTCCTTAGTCGTTGATGTAGTCGGCTTGGGCCAGTTCCGGCTGGGCGTCCAGCTTTTCCTTGAGTTGATCGGCGTCGACGGCAGTCAGGGGGCTGATTTCTATCATACGGTCATCAGCACACTCGACGCCACATTGTTTAAGCCACGAACGGTGAACCGCACACAACGCTTCTTTGGCGGCCTGGGGTGTGTCGGATGGGGCTCCGTCGGCATTCTTCACTGGTGCGAATCGCAGTGCCGGATCGACTTCCACCACCATCGGGTTTTGTGCCTGGGGCAGAAGATCGAAGATGAACCGCTCGAACTTAATGGCGTTGGGCGCTTCCGGTGAAATGGTATCGCCGGCCGGGCTGACGTAAGGGACCTTCTTGATCGCTTTGTGCCACGGCAAGCTGCCGGCCTGAGTCGACATCCGCTGCAGGAAGGAAGTCTTCACGCCGTGCACAGCGATGTTGCCGGCCCAGTGCTTCAAGGTACCGTCTTCGATCTTTTCGGCTGCCTGGGTGGCGGGAAGCTCGCTGTACTCGACCAATTGCAGCTGACCGTTCA containing:
- a CDS encoding MFS transporter translates to MTDAHVTTEGPQSNRAARGIVFLTVFIDLLGFGMVLPLLPIYADQFVVDEAGWLIGLLMASFSAMQFIFAPLWGRLSDRIGRRPVLMIGLLGSVIFYTLFGVATIAQSLTLLFISRIGAGIAGATISTAQAYIADTTTLAERPKGMALIGMAFGLGFTFGPLFGYLAVPSGTGDPGPAPGFAAAGLSLVALLLAYFKLPESRSGDSPSAAKQNLSVSGLRDSLSIPSIALLLTTLFVVVFSFANFETTLSMLLKGREGQEQPFSFTFGQVCLTYAYIGFTLALVQGGIVRRIAGKVSEGILASVGCILMAVGMVLILKATQDQSVGLLLGSLAIVVSGFGFMMPSLNSFISRRSDPDKQGGILGIGQSVNSLARIIGSGLGIPLLKLNIVAPFAISAVIMGVGLLLVIVASRSGKDFTANES
- the ruvX gene encoding Holliday junction resolvase RuvX; the encoded protein is MSTPIPEIPETGRIAAVDYGTVRIGVAITDPDRVLCSPLENYNRRSPSKDAQYFKELAELERIVLFVVGLPVHLSGDESQKSYEARQFGKWLFETTNVPVTFYDERFTTSMAKDMLQDAGLTKKRRKARLDMLSAQILLTAFLENPNRALGSISGLDDR
- a CDS encoding mannose-1-phosphate guanylyltransferase; translated protein: MLHAIIMAGGSGTRFWPASRNQQPKQLLQMTGETSMIQATCHRLGDLVPSEQLYIFTAKHLVQPISEQLPKVPKNSIVGEPHKRDTAPCIGLAALLVQKSDPDGTMVVMPSDHVISPESVFRESIEAAVALVDAKPERLVTFGIPPTYAAETFGYIERGTPLDSTSIKAYDVVRFREKPKGKVAQEYFDSGNFYWNAGIFIWKAKTVLDALKKNEPEMFAHLEAIADSWGTDQQDEIFDQEFGAIQGKSIDYAVMEHHEEIVVVEAPFNWDDVGNWQSMSRLHGQDDCGNTHLGDVLAIDSNGCIVRGENGHLIVTLGTQELIIVHTPDATLVADKAREEDIRKVVKKLEEGGLRHLL